A single genomic interval of Mauremys reevesii isolate NIE-2019 linkage group 24, ASM1616193v1, whole genome shotgun sequence harbors:
- the LOC120390094 gene encoding chemokine-like receptor 1 has translation MEFPVLFLVLCVMAFLTGVPLNCYVFFIAGCRVERTANAVWFWSRAVADFIFIVFLPLRFTSFFILDLNWASMLSSTITSFHMFFSAFLLTALSVDRCILVAHPEWSGNHRTPPLAFRMVIGMWALSVGFSLRYGDLWESLLSTASTSMYLQLDERRVKAATAIQFLVGFLIPLAMILSPTFYIVLAAKLRRNRLIQSTKPLKILLGLTPTFFLCWLPYHVFSFLQISATYPQTLLSIGSAFACVLTYFSSCLNPIFYLTMEEEFQRYRQRTRNSQTTDNSGSEPAE, from the coding sequence ATGGAGTTCCCGGTTCTCTTCCTGGTGCTGTGTGTCATGGCCTTCCTCACCGGGGTGCCATTGAACTGCTACGTCTTCTTCATTGCTGGCTGCCGTGTGGAGAGGACGGCCAATGCTGTGTGGTTCTGGAGCCGGGCCGTGGCTGATTTCATCTTCATCGTCTTCCTGCCCCTCAGATTCACCTCCTTCTTCATCCTGGACTTAAATTGGGCCAGTATGCTGagcagcaccatcacctccttCCACATGTTCTTCAGCGCCTTCCTCCTCACGGCCCTCAGTGTTGATCGCTGCATCCTCGTGGCGCACCCTGAGTGGTCTGGGAACCACCGCACACCCCCACTGGCTTTCAGGATGGTTATAGGCATGTGGGCCCTGTCTGTTGGGTTCAGCTTGCGGTACGGTGATCTCTGGGAATCCCTCCTCTCAACTGCCAGCACCAGCATGTATTTGCAACTGGATGAAAGGAGGGTGAAGGCCGCTACTGCAATCCAGTTCCTGGTCGGGTTTCTGATCCCATTAGCCATGATCCTGAGCCCAACCTTCTACATCGTTCTAGCTGCCAAGCTGAGAAGGAACAGGCTGATCCAATCCACCAAACCACTCAAGATCCTTCTTGGCTTGACCCCGACTTTTTTCCTCTGCTGGCTGCCGTATCATGTCTTCTCCTTCCTGCAGATCTCAGCTACGTACCCTCAGACTCTTCTGAGCATAGGAAGCGCTTTTGCTTGTGTCCTGACATATTTCAGCAGCTGCCTCAACCCCATCTTCTACCTCACCATGGAGGAAGAGTTTCAGCGGTACCGGCAACGTACACGCAACTCCCAAACCACTGACAATTCAGGGTCAGAGCCGGCTGAATAG